From the bacterium genome, the window CCCCTCGTGCGCTTTGTCATCCCGCCACAGGTCCCGGAGGCCCAGGCCGCGCAGGTGGTCGCCGCCAAAACCGGCGAACTGGCCCCCAACACCGGCAAGATCTTCCGCTTCGGCAAGGACCCGGCCCTGCTGGTGATGACCGCCAAGGGCGACTACCGCGCCTACTCCGCCATCTGCACCCATCTGGATTGCACCGTGCAGTATCGCGGCGATCTCGAACGCATCTGGTGCGCGTGCCATAACGGACACTACGATCTCAACGGCAACAACATTCAGGGGCCGCCGCCGGCCCCGCTCACCGTTTACAGCGTCGCCGTCCGCGGCGACCAGATCATCGTCTCGCGCACATGAACACGACCGCCTCCGCACGCGCCTGGAACTGGCTCGATGAACGCCTCGGCATCGGCGCCCTGCGCGATCTGGCGATGCACAAACGCGTCCCCATGCACCGCCATTCGCTCTGGTACTACCTCGGCGGCATGACGCTGTTTTGCTTTCTGATCCAGATCGTCACCGGCATTCTGCTGCTGGTCTATTACCGTCCGACCGCCGAGGCCGCCTTCGAGTCGGTCGAGTTCATCATGACCGAAGTGCCCTTCGGCTGGCTGGTGCGCTCGATTCACTCCTGGTCGGCGAACCTGATGCTCTTTTTCGCCTTCGTGCACATGTTCTCGGTCTTCTTCCTGCGCTCCTACCGGCGGCCGCGGGAATTGACCTGGGTCTCCGGCGCGCTGCTTCTGTTCCTGTCGCTGGGCTTCGGATTCTCCGGCTATCTGCTGCCCTGGAATCAACTGGCCTTCTTCGCCACCAAGGTCGGCACCGACATCCTGGGCGAGGTCCCGCTGATCGGCCACTGGCTCCTGACCGTTGCCCGCGGCGGCGATGATGTCACCGGCGCCACCCTCACCCGCTTCTTTGGCGTGCATGTCGCGATCCTGCCGATGATCGCCACCTTCTTTCTGGTCGCGCACCTGGCGCTGGTGCAGAAACACGGCATGAGTCTGCCGATCGGCGAGGAATACAAGAAGTCGCCGACCATTCCGTTCTTTCCCAACTTCGCCCTGCGCGATCTGGTCGGCTGGACCGTCGCGCTGGGTGTGCTGGTGCTCCTCGCCTCGATCTTCCCGTGGGAACTGGGGGAGAAGGCCGACCCGCTGGCGTCCGCCCCCGCCGGGATCCGTCCGGAATGGTTCTTTTGCTTCATGTTCCAGACGCTGAAATACATCCCGGCGCGAGTCTTCTTTGTCAGCGGCGAATTCCTCGGCATTCTCGGCTTCGGGCTGGGGGCCCTGCTTTTGATCCTGGTGCCGTTTCTCGACAAACGCGCCGCACGCGAGGAACGCAACCGTCTCCTGGCCGCCATCGGCTGGACCGTGCTGGTGTATATGATCGTCTTCACCTATCTGGCCTACGTCGCATGAAAAAGCCAACCATGATGGCTTCCGCGCCCGTTGTCCAATCGGCCCTGCTGGCCGCATTGGCCCTCTGCGCCCCGGCCGCCGCTCAGACCGGCTCCTCCAGCTGCATCACCTGCCACACACGCCTGACGGACGCCCGTCCGCACAACCCGACGGTGCGCATCCACGAGGATGTCCACCTGCAGAAGGGCTTGTCCTGCCATAACTGCCACGGCGGCAATCCGGCGGTTGGCGCTGCCGAGGAGGATGCCTCGCTCGCCCATGATTTCGACAAGGGCTTTGTCGGCGCCCCCGCCACCGCCGACATCCCCGCCTTCTGCGACCGCTGCCACGGCGATGTCGAATTCATGAAGCAGTACAATCCGAAACTGCGCGTCGATCAGTTGCTCGAATACAAGTCCAGCCACCACGGCAAAGCGCTGGCCGAAGGCAACACCGACGTCGCCACCTGTGTCTCCTGCCATGGCGTGCATGGCATCCTGCCCATCTCCGACACCCGCAGCCCGGTCTACAAGACCAACGTCGCCGCCACCTGCACCGGCTGCCACGCCAATGCGGCTCTGATGGCGCGGTATGGGTTCCCCCATGACCAGAAGGAGAAGTATGCCCGCTCGGTCCACGGCCGGAAGCTGGCGGCCGGCGATCTGGCCGCGCCGACCTGCAACAACTGCCACGGCAACCATGGCGCCACGCCCCCGGGGCTGACCTCCATCGCCAACGCCTGCGGCGAATGCCACGCCAACAACCGCGACTTCTTCAACGAGAGCCCGCACAAGGCCGCCTTCGCCGAACTCGGCGTCGCCGACTGCATCATCTGCCACAACCACCACGACATCGCCGAGCCCGACGACAGAATGATCGGCACCGGCTCCGGCTCAATGTGTATCACCTGTCATGCGGAGGGCGAGCCCGGATATCAAGCCGCCGCGTACATGGCCCATCAACTCGATTCGCTCAAGACCGCCCTGGCCGCCGCGCGCGGCCTGCTGGACCGCGCCGCCCGCGGCGGCGTCAATGTCGCCCTCGGCAAGTTCGACATGCATGCCGCCGATGATGCCTTGATCAAGGCCCGCACCGCGATCCATTACTTCGACACCACCAAATTCGGCGCGGTGATCGCCGCCGGGTTGGCGGATGCCGGACGGGTCATCGCCCATGGCGAGAATGCCCTTGACGATCTGCGCTTGCGGCGCCTTGGGTTGGGGTTCTCGCTGCCACTGATCATGCTGGTCGCCCTCGGACTTGTCTTGAAGATTCGCGCGCTGGAGCGCAACCATCCATCCCGCCCACAGGAGGTCCGTCATATGCCGTTGGCGCATTGGGGCACCGGGCGCATCCTGGTGGTCTGGGCCGCCGCCGCCGCCCTCGCAGTGGCCGTCAATCTCATCTCCGAGTCCGCCGCCTTCAAGTCGGCGCTCTTCTTCGACTACATCTTCCAACTGGTCTGGATCGTGCTTCTGGCTCCGGCCATTGTCCTGACCTACATCTGGGCCAACGTTCACCTCGACGAACCCGCGCGCCAGCGCGTGAAGAACGCGATGATTGCCACCGCGGTGATCCTCATCCTGCTGTGGCTGCGCTTCTCCTGCACGCGCTTCCGTTAGCGCCGGGATTGACAGGGACGTGGGGGACAGAGCATACTGTCCCCATGAGCGATTCCGCCATCTTCATCGGATTGGTGGCCTCGTTGCATTCTTCCGGAATGATCCAACTGGGCAAGCTGGCCAATCCCCTGACCGGTAAGGCCGAACGCGACCTTGATGCGGTCCGCCAGACCATCGATTTGCTCGCTATGCTCCAGCAAAAGACACGCGGCAATCTGACCGACGATGAAACGCGTTTCCTCGAACGCGCCCTCTTTGAATTGCGGATGAACTATGTCGAGGAATCACGCCATCCCGCCAGCGCTGTCGACGACAGACCCGGGTCCGCCCCCGGCGAGAATCCCGCGAACCATGCCCCGGACGCCTGAGTATCACCGGCGGGGGAGGACCGGACCATTCCGCTGTTTGGCGCGCACGGCCGGGTTTGGCGTTGACTGATCGCGCCCCTGTTCCGACTCTATCCCATGACGGCCGCCGGTATGTATGTGCACGCCCGGCGGCGGGTCGCTGTCACCGCACCGCAAGGGGGAGGGACGGTGGAAACCGCCAACGTGTCTGCGCCCGAAACCTGGCCCGCCTGGACTGCGCCCTTGCGCGAGCACTTGCGCGCTGCGGTGCCGCTGGGGCCTTTGACCACGCTGAAAATCGGCGGCCCCGCCGACTGGTATTTCCCCGCGACCACCGTCGATCAACTCGCCCTGGCGCTCACCGTCGCGCGCGAGCACCGAATCTCCTACACGCTGCTGGGCGACGGCTCCAATGTTCTGATCTCCGATCTGGGCATCCGCGGACTGGTGATCCATAACCGCGCCGGACGGATCGAACGCCGCGGAAACAATCTCCACTCCGAAGCGGGGGCGCTACTGGCCGCGCTGGTGGATCGGTCGCGCGATGAGTCGCTCACCGGGCTGGAGTTCGCTTCCGGCATTTATGGCAGCGTCGGCGGCGCGGTCTTCGGCAACGCCGGCGCCTATGGCAGGTCTATCGCTGACGTCCTCGTCGACGTCGAAGTCTTGACCCGCGACGGCGAACGCCTCCACTTGCCTCTGGAGAAAATGGAGTTCGCCTACCGCACATCGGGATGCGCCCGCAACGGCTGGACCGTGCTGGCCTGCGAAATCGGTCTGACGCCGGGGGATCGTGACGCCATCTCCGCCGAGATCGATCGCATCATTGGCATCCGCAGCGCCAAGCTCCCCGCCGACCTGCCATCGGCGGGATCATACTTCAAGAATATCGAAGATCCGAACGCTGAATACGGCAAAGTTCCGGCTGGAAAGCTACTGGAAGCCGTTGGGGCCAAGGAGCTTAAGGTGGGCGGCGCCGGAGTCTACGAAAAGCACGCCAACGTCATCGTCAACCTAGGTGGCGCCACCGCCCATGATGTTCTGGCGCTCGCCGAATTGATGAAATCCAGGGTCCGCGACGCCTACGGCATAGAGTTGCAAAGCGAGGTCCGTTTCATCGGCGAACCACATCCGGTCGGCGGATCATCCGCCTGAGTGTATCAGTGGGCGGAGTGTCGTCTGTTGCATTGCCACGGCAGCGCCCAGAAGGTATATTTTCCTGCTGAGCGGCATTGGGTTTGCTCGTTTATCGCCGACACCATTAACGAAAGGAGCGCGTATCGCCCGACTCGACTGATTAGGACTAACCCGTGAGGGTGGGTGTGCGTTACTGGCACTGCTTGGATTTGCACAATCGCATACGTCGTCGGTCGCGTGGGCCGGTCCTGTTGGCGCTGGCCATCTTGCTCTTTGTCGCGCGCGCCGACGTTTCCATTTGGGCCGCCCCGGGTCTGTCGCTCCCCTCGGATACCCTCTCGCTTTATTGGACGCTTGAACTGACCCCGCCGCCGCCGGATACCGTTGTCACGTTGCCGACGATGTATCTTCTGGCCGAGCCGCTCGGCCCGGTGAGCAGCGCGCCGACACCCGCGCCCAACCTGGCGGCCAGCCGCGGCGCCGCCACCACCCGTCTGTCGACCGCGCAACCGGTCGCGCAGACCGGCCGACGCGTCCTCCGGCAACACAAGGATTCCACCGAGGCCAACCCCTGGGCCCTCGATCTGCGTCTCGGCGAGCTCACCCGCCGCGATTCTCTCGATCTGCGCACCTACGAGGCCTTCCGCCGCCGCGAGGGACTGGTCCGTGTCTGGAACGACAGCGTCATCACCCTGCTCTCGCGCAGCGACCGTCAGAAACAGGGCGAACTCAAAATCGGCCTGCAACTGCCGTCGGCGGTCACCAGCATCGTCGGCGAAGGCGGCGCGGGACTGAAGGTCTCCGGCTATCAGCGCATCGCCTTCGCCGGACGCTCGCAATGGAACGATGGACAGAGCGTCTCCACGGTGAAACAGAACAAGTTTCCCTCGCTGAAAATGGAGCAGATCAACCGCTTCACCGTCGAGGGGACCATCGGCTCCAAGATCACCGTCTCGGTCGACCAGGACTCGCGCCGCACCACCGATCTGGAAAACCGCATCATCGTCCGTTACAAGTCCGACGAGGATGACATCATCCAGTCGATCGACCTCGGCAACACCACCATCGCGCTCTCCGACGCCCGTTTCATCGGTTACTCCGAGCGCATCCAGGGGCTCTTCGGTATCGGCATGGCCGGCAAACTCGGCGCCATCGACTGGAAGGCGATCGCCTCGCAGGAGAAGGGGAACACCGCCCGCTCGCGCCTGACCGCCGGCGCCAACGAGCAGGAAATCATCATCCGCGACTATCAGTTCGACCGCTATCGCTTCTTTGATGTCGGCCTCATCGGCGGCGTGAATTATCTCGCCCCCGGCGACCGGATCGTTGAATTCTGGCTTTATCAGGGCGTCGGCAGTCTTGACCCCAACCAGCCCGAGGCCGTCGCCTATCCGAATTCGCAACAGCCCAGCGCCTCCCCCGACTCGGTCAAGCAGCGTTTCCGCGAACTGGGCATCACCGAAGATTACGAACTGATCCAGGACACGGTCGCCGGCAAGTACTATGTCTTCTTCCCGACACGCCTGCAGAACATCCAGACGTCGGTGATCGCCTACTACATGGTCGTGCGGAAGGCGGACGGCGGCACGCTCACCTTCGGCAATCGCAGCACCTCGCCCTTCCGGTTGCAGATGCTCAAACGGGCCAACCCGCAGCCCTCCGACCCGCTCTGGGACGCCGAGTGGAAAAACGTCTACGACCTGCGCATCCGCAACATCGACTACCTGCAGCTCGATCTGGACATCTACAAGGGCGCCGTCGGCGACGAGGCCAACCGCGCCAACAAGAATCAGCAGTCCGACGGCCAATACTACCTGCGCATCTTTGATCTGGACCGGACCAACTCGACCGGCGCGGCCACCCCCGACGGCAAGGTTGATGACAACGCCGCCATCCTCGATACCACCCGCGGCCTGCTCATCTTCCCCTCACGACGGCCCTTTGCCGACAACGAGCTGTTGCTCCAGAAGATTCCGAGTCTCTACACCTCGGCCAATCCCAATGACCTGCGTGATTCATCGAAGTACTACCTGAAGCTGACCTCGCGCCAGCGCTCCAAGCAGGTCTCGCTGGGCACCATCAACATCCTTGAGGGCTCCGAAGTCGTCACCAAGAACGGCCAACGCCTCTCGCGCGACCTGCATTACGAAATCGATTACACCACCGGCATCGTCACGTTCATCGACGACAACGTGCTCGACCCGACCGCCACGGTGACGATTGACTACGAATACGCGCCCTTTATCTCGGCGGAGAAACGCACGCTCTTCGGCTTTTCGGCCAAATACGAGCCCACCTCGACGTTGCGCACCGGCGCGACCATGCTCTACAAGGGCACCAAGGCCACCGACCGTCCCGCGCAACTGGGCGCCGAGCCCTACCGCGACTTCGTCGGCGAGTACTTCCTCAATTGGTCGACTTCGCCGGCCTTCCTGACGGCGATGGCCAACGCCATCCCGCTGGTCAATACCAAGGCCAATTCCGCGCTCTCCTTCCAGGGGGCGATTGCCCGCTCGATGCCCAATCCCAACACGCGCGGCAGCGTCTTTATCGACGATTTCGAAGGGACCAAGCGCGCCTCCGGGCTGGGTGTGATCCGCGAGTCCTGGTCGATCGCCTCGCCGCCGTATGCCGCCAACGGCTCCGATCTCCTGCCGACCCGCGGCCTCCATGATCCGGCGTTCATCTGGTTTAACCCATACACGCAATTCCAGGACATCGACATCTATGACCGCGATCCCAACCGCGACCGCACCGCCGACCGCCGCACCCATGTGCTGGTCCTCGAGGCGCGGCCGCAGAGATCGCAGACCCGCGAGGCCGGCGATCCCAACACTGCCGCCTGGGGCGGCATCATGCGCGGGCTGCCCTTCTCGCAATGGGATCAGTCGCGCGCCGAGTACCTCGAAATCCGCATGGCGGTGGTCCGCCGCGGCAACAACGCCGGCGTGCTGCGCGTCGATCTCGGACGCATCACCGAGGATGTCAACGACAACGGCAGTCTCGACACCGAAGACCGCCCCGAAGGACCCGGCCTGCCGCCCAACAAGATTCTCGACATCGGCGAGGACATCGGGCTGGATGGTCTGGCCGACGTCGATGAAGTCAGCGCCGATGGCACCCCTTACGATCCGGTGACCAACCCCGACCCGGCCGGCGACAACTGGTCCTACGACAGCGATCCCGACACGCGCAACAACTACGACCACATCAACGGAACCGAGAACTCGCTCTCCGACCCCGTGCGCGGCTCGCGTCCCGACACCGAGGACCTCGGCGGCGAATCGGAGTTTGACCGCGTCAACGCCTACTACGAGCTGGCGATCAACCTCGATGACGAGTTCGATCCGGCCCTGGTGCAGAATTCCGAGAAGACCTCCGGTGACGTCACCGGCTTCGCCAACGCCCTGGTCTGGAAAACCTACCGCATTCCGCTGTGGGATTCGAAGTACTACCAGACCTTCGCCGACCCCGGCGTCAAGCCCGACTCCAATCAGATCCAGTATGCGCGTCTCTGGCTCTCCGGCGCCGACTCGACCACGCGCATCTACATCGCCGCCGCTGACATCGTCGAGCGCACCTGGAAGTCCACGCTCGTCGGCGCCGACACCATCACCGCCCAACCCGCCCCCGACTTCCAACTGGGCGTCAAGAACACCGAGGAGAACGCCGACTACTTCTCGCCCCCCGGCGTCAGCGGCTACCGCGACCCGCGCACCAACTACCGCGAGAAGGAACAGTCGCTGATTCTGGTTCATCAGAACTTCCGCGCCGGCAACGAGGGCAAAGCCGAAATCACCGTCACCAAGGAAGACTTCACCGGCTACCGCTCTCTGGCCATGTGGGTCCACGCCGACTCGTCGGCGCGCGACGGCAAGACCCTGTTCTACCTGCGGTTCGGGCAGAACGCGCAGAATTACTACGAGTACATCGACACCCTGCGCTATGTCGACAACCACGACGAGAACTGGCGCGCCAACCAGATGCTGATTGATTTCAACCAGATCACCGCGCTGAAGGATTCCACCGGAGTTGGACGCGCTGGCGGCCCGGAATATGTCTACGATCCGGTCTATCGCACCGGCATCTATGGCCAGCCCAGTCTCGCCAGCATCATCTACCGCGAGATCGGCATTCTCCGTGTCGGCGACCCCAATGATCCACCGGTGTCCGGCGAGACCTGGTTCGATGAACTGCGCCTGGTGGAAGTGCGCAAGGATCCCGGTCTGGCCGCCTCGGGACGCCTCACTGTCCAGATGGCGGACCTGATCGGCGGCACCGTCGGCCTCGATGCCAAGACCTATTCCTTCCGCCAGCTGAACGAGGGCCGCAGTTCCAGCGTCCAAGCCGGCGGCGACCAGATGAAGTACAGCGCCAACGGCAACATCGCCGTGCACAAGTTCTTCCCCGAGGCACTCGGCGTCAATCTGCCGATCTCGGTCACCTACAACAAGGACGTCAACACCCCGCGGCTGCTCACCGGTTCGGACATCGTATTGACCAAGAAACGACAGGAAACCGAGCGCTCCACCATGATCAGCGAGGGGCTCTCGATCCCGGTTACGATCCGTCCCAAGTCGACCAACTGGCTGGTCACCTCGACGCTGAGCGCGCTCACCACGCGGTTCTCGCTGACCCGCTCGCGGCAGTGGACACCGACACGGCCGTATTCGGAGGCCAACGGCTACACCGCCTATGCCGACTACAAACTGAAGTTCGGCGAGCGGCTCACCTTCCCGCCGCTTTTCTGGACACGCTATCTGCTGTTCCCGAAGCGCCTCTATGCCACGCCGTTCTCCATTCTGCCGACCGACTTCCGGGCGCAGGGGACGATGCAGCGCACTCGGTCGCTGCAGATCAGCACCCTCGGCGATG encodes:
- a CDS encoding cytochrome c3 family protein — protein: MKKPTMMASAPVVQSALLAALALCAPAAAQTGSSSCITCHTRLTDARPHNPTVRIHEDVHLQKGLSCHNCHGGNPAVGAAEEDASLAHDFDKGFVGAPATADIPAFCDRCHGDVEFMKQYNPKLRVDQLLEYKSSHHGKALAEGNTDVATCVSCHGVHGILPISDTRSPVYKTNVAATCTGCHANAALMARYGFPHDQKEKYARSVHGRKLAAGDLAAPTCNNCHGNHGATPPGLTSIANACGECHANNRDFFNESPHKAAFAELGVADCIICHNHHDIAEPDDRMIGTGSGSMCITCHAEGEPGYQAAAYMAHQLDSLKTALAAARGLLDRAARGGVNVALGKFDMHAADDALIKARTAIHYFDTTKFGAVIAAGLADAGRVIAHGENALDDLRLRRLGLGFSLPLIMLVALGLVLKIRALERNHPSRPQEVRHMPLAHWGTGRILVVWAAAAALAVAVNLISESAAFKSALFFDYIFQLVWIVLLAPAIVLTYIWANVHLDEPARQRVKNAMIATAVILILLWLRFSCTRFR
- a CDS encoding DUF1844 domain-containing protein translates to MSDSAIFIGLVASLHSSGMIQLGKLANPLTGKAERDLDAVRQTIDLLAMLQQKTRGNLTDDETRFLERALFELRMNYVEESRHPASAVDDRPGSAPGENPANHAPDA
- a CDS encoding cytochrome bc complex cytochrome b subunit; its protein translation is MNTTASARAWNWLDERLGIGALRDLAMHKRVPMHRHSLWYYLGGMTLFCFLIQIVTGILLLVYYRPTAEAAFESVEFIMTEVPFGWLVRSIHSWSANLMLFFAFVHMFSVFFLRSYRRPRELTWVSGALLLFLSLGFGFSGYLLPWNQLAFFATKVGTDILGEVPLIGHWLLTVARGGDDVTGATLTRFFGVHVAILPMIATFFLVAHLALVQKHGMSLPIGEEYKKSPTIPFFPNFALRDLVGWTVALGVLVLLASIFPWELGEKADPLASAPAGIRPEWFFCFMFQTLKYIPARVFFVSGEFLGILGFGLGALLLILVPFLDKRAAREERNRLLAAIGWTVLVYMIVFTYLAYVA
- the murB gene encoding UDP-N-acetylmuramate dehydrogenase, producing the protein METANVSAPETWPAWTAPLREHLRAAVPLGPLTTLKIGGPADWYFPATTVDQLALALTVAREHRISYTLLGDGSNVLISDLGIRGLVIHNRAGRIERRGNNLHSEAGALLAALVDRSRDESLTGLEFASGIYGSVGGAVFGNAGAYGRSIADVLVDVEVLTRDGERLHLPLEKMEFAYRTSGCARNGWTVLACEIGLTPGDRDAISAEIDRIIGIRSAKLPADLPSAGSYFKNIEDPNAEYGKVPAGKLLEAVGAKELKVGGAGVYEKHANVIVNLGGATAHDVLALAELMKSRVRDAYGIELQSEVRFIGEPHPVGGSSA
- a CDS encoding Rieske (2Fe-2S) protein, producing PLVRFVIPPQVPEAQAAQVVAAKTGELAPNTGKIFRFGKDPALLVMTAKGDYRAYSAICTHLDCTVQYRGDLERIWCACHNGHYDLNGNNIQGPPPAPLTVYSVAVRGDQIIVSRT
- the sprA gene encoding cell surface protein SprA, with the translated sequence MALAILLFVARADVSIWAAPGLSLPSDTLSLYWTLELTPPPPDTVVTLPTMYLLAEPLGPVSSAPTPAPNLAASRGAATTRLSTAQPVAQTGRRVLRQHKDSTEANPWALDLRLGELTRRDSLDLRTYEAFRRREGLVRVWNDSVITLLSRSDRQKQGELKIGLQLPSAVTSIVGEGGAGLKVSGYQRIAFAGRSQWNDGQSVSTVKQNKFPSLKMEQINRFTVEGTIGSKITVSVDQDSRRTTDLENRIIVRYKSDEDDIIQSIDLGNTTIALSDARFIGYSERIQGLFGIGMAGKLGAIDWKAIASQEKGNTARSRLTAGANEQEIIIRDYQFDRYRFFDVGLIGGVNYLAPGDRIVEFWLYQGVGSLDPNQPEAVAYPNSQQPSASPDSVKQRFRELGITEDYELIQDTVAGKYYVFFPTRLQNIQTSVIAYYMVVRKADGGTLTFGNRSTSPFRLQMLKRANPQPSDPLWDAEWKNVYDLRIRNIDYLQLDLDIYKGAVGDEANRANKNQQSDGQYYLRIFDLDRTNSTGAATPDGKVDDNAAILDTTRGLLIFPSRRPFADNELLLQKIPSLYTSANPNDLRDSSKYYLKLTSRQRSKQVSLGTINILEGSEVVTKNGQRLSRDLHYEIDYTTGIVTFIDDNVLDPTATVTIDYEYAPFISAEKRTLFGFSAKYEPTSTLRTGATMLYKGTKATDRPAQLGAEPYRDFVGEYFLNWSTSPAFLTAMANAIPLVNTKANSALSFQGAIARSMPNPNTRGSVFIDDFEGTKRASGLGVIRESWSIASPPYAANGSDLLPTRGLHDPAFIWFNPYTQFQDIDIYDRDPNRDRTADRRTHVLVLEARPQRSQTREAGDPNTAAWGGIMRGLPFSQWDQSRAEYLEIRMAVVRRGNNAGVLRVDLGRITEDVNDNGSLDTEDRPEGPGLPPNKILDIGEDIGLDGLADVDEVSADGTPYDPVTNPDPAGDNWSYDSDPDTRNNYDHINGTENSLSDPVRGSRPDTEDLGGESEFDRVNAYYELAINLDDEFDPALVQNSEKTSGDVTGFANALVWKTYRIPLWDSKYYQTFADPGVKPDSNQIQYARLWLSGADSTTRIYIAAADIVERTWKSTLVGADTITAQPAPDFQLGVKNTEENADYFSPPGVSGYRDPRTNYREKEQSLILVHQNFRAGNEGKAEITVTKEDFTGYRSLAMWVHADSSARDGKTLFYLRFGQNAQNYYEYIDTLRYVDNHDENWRANQMLIDFNQITALKDSTGVGRAGGPEYVYDPVYRTGIYGQPSLASIIYREIGILRVGDPNDPPVSGETWFDELRLVEVRKDPGLAASGRLTVQMADLIGGTVGLDAKTYSFRQLNEGRSSSVQAGGDQMKYSANGNIAVHKFFPEALGVNLPISVTYNKDVNTPRLLTGSDIVLTKKRQETERSTMISEGLSIPVTIRPKSTNWLVTSTLSALTTRFSLTRSRQWTPTRPYSEANGYTAYADYKLKFGERLTFPPLFWTRYLLFPKRLYATPFSILPTDFRAQGTMQRTRSLQISTLGDATESYVRSFNGSAGVNFSPIPSVAVKFDMTTNRDLSEDNDLNLSLNPKKFKFGRELGYSQNASASYRPNLVSFLAPTFNYTTVFNDKIDRLNDDHDVSGSRSWSISGTFEPAKFWGFMGARAKAGGGASRAAGNQPRTDKRMGARAQQQDRDKEEKPDTTEAPKPAATGGGAMPVDAWRSLMGGLRWLTSPIGATTLNYGRSNGDTRRDLDNRPTWRYRFGFDLDERTPLAPNLGSGSQILVNTKSDKETFSAKNQINLFGVINLSSGYTANKTSTIKAGSSSNATEGVIFPSLSTGLQRLERFFLLRWLFSSASARFGYERKRDEAFTGGVRQSETITKQFAPLFSVQGTTKNGITTNVSYDVGDAETRQFNNRQILRKEASSLRITGNYSFSSPNGIPLPILRGLRLRSTMSLSVGINYKIDESYNRPDSVASFTLTGSSKSLSITPQATYSFSMRVKGGMTAEWTDRNDISPSSGRRKTHVRSLGFWAEFTF